From the genome of Candidatus Paceibacterota bacterium, one region includes:
- a CDS encoding type II secretion system protein has protein sequence MKQQKGFTLIELLVVIAIIALLSSVVLASLSTARAKSRDARRISDINQFQRALELYFDTNAKYPTTTTADGSNRVRSHEPTLGWNILENELKSYIPKLPIDPINTGSFYYAYDPTPVDANAGCSTTSLYTIYFSTETTIYPHLTYRTPTPAGVARAYCVF, from the coding sequence ATGAAACAGCAGAAAGGCTTCACCCTCATCGAACTTCTTGTGGTTATTGCAATCATTGCTCTCCTCTCGAGCGTTGTACTTGCCTCGCTATCTACTGCACGTGCAAAGTCGAGAGACGCACGACGTATCAGCGATATAAACCAGTTCCAAAGAGCGCTTGAACTCTACTTCGACACCAACGCAAAGTATCCAACGACCACAACCGCAGACGGCAGCAACCGAGTGCGCAGTCATGAACCAACACTAGGGTGGAATATTCTTGAGAATGAGCTCAAGAGCTACATCCCCAAATTGCCGATTGATCCGATCAACACTGGCTCGTTCTACTATGCCTATGATCCGACACCGGTTGACGCAAATGCGGGTTGCTCGACGACATCGCTCTATACCATCTATTTTTCGACAGAAACTACGATATACCCACACCTCACCTATCGTACTCCGACGCCTGCAGGTGTCGCCCGCGCATATTGCGTATTCTAA
- a CDS encoding DMT family transporter, whose protein sequence is MWLYYALGASTFWGITYVFNEQAYKKISVLTSLALASFVVFAITTILSLSSGNFVEDIKQIASSRQLLGYVAGGIISLLIAELFIGYSITAKSATLAGLIEISYPIFIALFSYLFFKSKVNLPTLIGAAVVFTGIFIIYRFNK, encoded by the coding sequence ATGTGGCTATATTACGCGCTGGGCGCATCGACTTTCTGGGGTATTACGTATGTATTCAATGAGCAGGCTTACAAGAAGATCTCGGTGCTCACCTCACTCGCACTCGCCTCTTTTGTAGTCTTTGCAATCACAACCATCTTATCGCTCTCCTCGGGCAATTTTGTCGAGGATATAAAGCAAATTGCCTCTTCTCGTCAGCTATTAGGCTATGTTGCAGGAGGCATCATTTCCCTCCTTATCGCCGAACTCTTCATTGGTTATTCCATCACTGCAAAGAGCGCAACACTCGCAGGCCTGATCGAAATCTCCTACCCCATCTTCATTGCACTATTTAGCTATCTTTTCTTTAAGAGCAAAGTGAATCTCCCAACGCTTATCGGAGCTGCAGTCGTCTTTACGGGTATATTCATTATCTATCGTTTCAATAAATAA